The genomic interval GGGAGCCCGCGGGGATGTCCTGGGTGCCGGATTCGTCGCTCACGGGACGATTATGGCTCCGGGACGGGGGCGGGCTCCCTTCGGGGATCAGCCGCAGCGTGACGCCACGTAGCCGTCGCTGCCGGTGTGGACGTAGGCGTCCGAGACGAACTCGCCGTTGGCGATGTTGTCCCAGATGTTCGACGTGCCGTAGTAACCCGACACCGTCTCGCCCGGCGTCTGGCAGTAGATCGCCACCTTGGCGCCCTCGGGCAGGACACGGACGATGCCGTACTGCGATCCGGGACCACGACGGACGTTGAGCCGTACATCCGGCGCGACGTCGTAGTAGTGGACGGCGGCCTCGGCGTGGGCCGCGCCGACCATGAGGAAGGCGGCGGCGAGGCCCAGGAGCATGGTGGATCTGCGTTTCAGGGACGTCATCAGGATTCCCCCAGGGAGGTTCAGGAGCAGCGGTCGGCGACGTAGCCGTCGCTGCCGGTGAGTACGTAGGCGTCGGCGACGTACTGGCCGTTGCTGATGTTGTCCCAGATGTTGCTGGTGCCGTACGGGCCGCTCACTGAGGTGCCCGGGGTCTGGCAGTAGATCGGGACCTTGGCGCCCTCGGGCAGCACCCGCACGACGCTGTAGCTCGTGCCCGGGCCGTTGCGGACGTTGAGCCGGACTCCGGGCGCGACCGAGTAGTAGCGGATCGATGCCACCGCCGACAGGGCCTCGGTCGCCTCGGCGCCCCCGGTCTCTTCCACACGGTCAACAGACATGCAAGTCCTCCCCCGTTGGTCCCCATGACTGCCATGGGGACCCGTTGATTCCCCTGAATCACGCCATGAAACACATGTGCGTAACTCGCACGCGGACACTAGCAAGCCGCCTCTGTCCCGTACGAGTCATCGAATAGGCTCCGTGTGTCGCGCGCGCGGACGATCAGCACGGGGGTGGTTCCATGGCGCCACAGGGCAACACCGGAGCGGGCGCGGAAGCGGAACTTCCCGAGTACGCCGGTCACTACCGGCTGGAGTCATGTCTCGGGTCCGGCGGGATGGGCGTGGTGCACGTCGCGCGCAGCACCTCGGGGATGAAGCTCGCGGTGAAGATCGTGCACACCGAGTTCGCCAAGGATCCCGAGTTCAGGGGACGTTTCCGGCAGGAGGTGGCCGCGGCGCGGAAGGTGAGCGGGGCATTCACCGCGTCCGTCGTCGATGCCGATCCCGATGCCGAGCGGCCGTGGATGGCCACGTTGTTCATCCCCGGGCCCACACTCTCCGACGAGGTGAAGCGGAACGGCCCGATGGCGCCGGACCAGTTGCGGCGCCTGATGGCCGGTCTGGCGGAGGCGCTGCGTGACATCCATCGGGTCGGCGTCGTGCACAGGGACCTCAAGCCGAGCAACGTGCTGCTCGCCGAGGACGGTCCCAAGGTCATCGACTTCGGCATTTCTCGGCCAAAGGACAGCGAACTTCGCACCGAGACGGGGAAGTTGATCGGGACTCCGCCGTTCATGGCGCCCGAGCAGTTCCGGCGGCCGCGTGAGGTGGGTCCCGCCGCCGACATCTTCGCCCTGGGCTCCGTGATGGTGCACGCGGCCACGGGACGCGGGCCGTTCGATTCCGACAGTCCGTATGTCGTCGCCTACCAGGTCGTGCACGACGAGCCGGACCTGACCGGCGTACCGACGAATCTCGCGCCGATCATCGTGCGGTGTCTCGCCAAGGAGCCCGAGGACCGGCCGACCCCGGACGAGCTGATGCGGGAGCTGCGGTCCGTCGCGGCCTCGTACGACACCCAGACGTTCATACCGGCGCAGCGCACGGGTGACGTGCCGGGGCCCGAGCCGAAGGAGCAGCCGTCACGGCCCGGGCGGCGTCCCTCCCGAAGGACGCTCCTCGTGGCCGTCGCGGTCGTGCTGGTCCTGGCCGGTGTCCTTGCCTCCGTCCAGTGGCTCGGCAGCAGCGAGGACGCCACCGCGAAGAGCGGTGACAAGCCCACAGCAGCCGCCCGGTTCGCCGGCTGGACGGCGAACCCGGTGCCCAAGGCCACGAGTCCGGCGCAATGCTCCTACGGGGCCGGTCAGTTGATCTGTGCGCAGTCCGGCACCGTCTTCGCTCTGAACCCGGCCGACGGCGCCCTGATGTGGCGACACTCCGTCGCCGAGTCGAAGCCCAGCAAGCCACCGGCCGTCGAGGGTGGTCTCGTACAGCCGATGGTGGAGGAATCGCGACGCCTCGAAGCGCTCGACCCCGCCTCGGGCGAGACGCGTTGGCAGCGCACTCTGCCCGAACACCACGGGATGCAGATCGTCGGAGGAATGCTCCTGCTGACTCTGCTCGACGGGACGGTCACCGGTGTGGACGCGGCGACGGGTGACACCAAGTGGAACCTGCGGATACCGGGGCAGCCCACGCCGGCCTTCGTCTCGTTCGACGGGGACCCTCTGGCGTACACGACCAACCTCTCCCTCGACGGCTTGAGCACCCGGGTCACCGCGGTGGACCCCAGGACCGGGACCGTGCGATGGGACTCCCGGCTGAGCGGCAACCTCACCCCAGTGGGCGCGCACGGAGGGTCCGTCTTCTTCCTCTCGACGAACAACCTGTACGGCGACACGGACGCTGTCGTCCGCTACACACCGGCCACCGAGTCGTCGCGCCGGGTGAAGCTCCCGGTGGCACGCCCCGATGCCCAGGCCACGGTGCGCGGGAACATGGTCTACGTACTGGCGATGAGTGGTTCCCTCGACGCCGTGGACACGGCGGCGGGCAAACGGCTCTGGAATCTCGAGACATCGGTGAGCCGGGGTTCCGTACCGGTGGCCGACGACCGCCATGTGTACTTCGCCACGGCAGACGGACGGCTGCTCGCCGTCGACGCCGGCAAGGGCCGGCTCGTCGGGCAGACCCCGGCGCGTCTCGGTTCGAACTCGGGTACGGTCGCCGGCGCACTGCCCTCACCTACCGTCGCCGACGGCCGGATCTACGCCACCGCCCCCGACGGCACCGTCTTCGCCGTGGACGCTCGCGAGCCGTCGGCCTGGTGATCCGGGCAACGCGAAGGGCCGCCCCCGAGGAGGCGGCCCCCGCGTCAGGTGCTCAGCCCAGCTTCGACACGTCCCGCACCGCGCCCTTGTCCGCGCTGGTGGCCATCGCCGCGTAGGCCCGCAGCGCGGCCGACACCTTGCGCTCGCGGTTCTTCGGGGCGTACACGCCGTCCAGGGCCGCCTCGCGGCGGGCGAGCTCGGTGTCGTCGACCAGGAGCTCGATCGAGCGGCCGGGGATGTCGATGCGGATGCGGTCCCCGTCCTCGACGAGGGCGATGGTGCCGCCGGCCGCCGCCTCCGGGGAGGCGTGGCCGATGGACAGGCCCGAGGTGCCGCCGGAGAAGCGGCCGTCGGTGATCAGGGCGCAGGCCTTGCCGAGGCCGCGGCCCTTCAGGTACGAGGTCGGGTAGAGCATCTCCTGCATGCCGGGGCCGCCCTTGGGGCCCTCGTAGCGGATGACGACGACGTCACCCTCCTTGACCTGCTGGGTGAGGATCTTCTGGACGGCCTCTTCCTGCGACTCGCAGACGACCGCAGGCCCCTCGAACGTCCAGATCGACTCGTCGACGCCGGCCGTCTTCACGACACAGCCGTCGACCGCCAGGTTGCCCTTGAGGACCGCGAGGCCGCCGTCCTTGGAGTACGCGTGCTCGGCGCTGCGGATGCAGCCCTCTGCGGCGTCCTCGTCCAGGGACTCCCAGCGCTCGGACTGGGAGAACGCCTCGGCGGAGCGGACGCAGCCGGGGGCCGCGTGCCACAGTTCCAGGGCCTTGGGGGACGGCGAGCCACCACGGACGTCCCAGGTCTTGAGCCAGTCCGCGAGGGAGGGGCTGTGGACCGAGTGCACGTCCTCGTTCAGCAGGCCGGCGCGGTGCAGTTCGCCGAGGAGGGCGGGGATGCCGCCCGCGCGGTGCACGTCCTCCATGTAGTACGTGCGGTTCTTCGCCACGTTCGGGGCGACCTTCGCGAGGCAGGGGACGCGGCGGGAGACGGCGTCGATCTCGGCGAGACCGAAGGGGACCTCCGCCTCCTGGGCCGCGGCCAGCAGGTGCAGGATCGTGTTGGTGGAGCCGCCCATGGCGATGTCGAGGGCCATGGCGTTCTCGAAGGCCGCGAAGGTGGCGACGTTGCGCGGCAGGACCGTCTCGTCGTCCTGCTCGTAGTAGCGGCGGGTGATGTCCATGACGGTGTCGGCCGCGTCGACGTACAGCTGCTTGCGGGCCGTGTGCGTGGCCAGGACCGAGCCGTTGCCGGGGAGCGAGAGGCCGATGGCCTCCGTCAGGCAGTTCATCGAGTTGGCCGTGAACATGCCGGAACAGCTGCCGCAGGTCGGACAGGCGTTCTCCTCGATACGGAGCATGTCCGCGTCCGA from Streptomyces sp. CC0208 carries:
- the ilvD gene encoding dihydroxy-acid dehydratase, giving the protein MPELRSRTVTHGRNMAGARALMRASGVPGADIGRKPIIAVANSFTEFVPGHTHLQPVGRIVSEAIVAAGGIPREFNTIAVDDGIAMGHGGMLYSLPSRDLIADSVEYMVEAHCADALICISNCDKITPGMLNAALRLNIPTVFVSGGPMESGRATLVDGTVRTLDLVDAMSEAVNEKISDADMLRIEENACPTCGSCSGMFTANSMNCLTEAIGLSLPGNGSVLATHTARKQLYVDAADTVMDITRRYYEQDDETVLPRNVATFAAFENAMALDIAMGGSTNTILHLLAAAQEAEVPFGLAEIDAVSRRVPCLAKVAPNVAKNRTYYMEDVHRAGGIPALLGELHRAGLLNEDVHSVHSPSLADWLKTWDVRGGSPSPKALELWHAAPGCVRSAEAFSQSERWESLDEDAAEGCIRSAEHAYSKDGGLAVLKGNLAVDGCVVKTAGVDESIWTFEGPAVVCESQEEAVQKILTQQVKEGDVVVIRYEGPKGGPGMQEMLYPTSYLKGRGLGKACALITDGRFSGGTSGLSIGHASPEAAAGGTIALVEDGDRIRIDIPGRSIELLVDDTELARREAALDGVYAPKNRERKVSAALRAYAAMATSADKGAVRDVSKLG
- a CDS encoding SH3 domain-containing protein yields the protein MSVDRVEETGGAEATEALSAVASIRYYSVAPGVRLNVRNGPGTSYSVVRVLPEGAKVPIYCQTPGTSVSGPYGTSNIWDNISNGQYVADAYVLTGSDGYVADRCS
- a CDS encoding serine/threonine-protein kinase, whose translation is MAPQGNTGAGAEAELPEYAGHYRLESCLGSGGMGVVHVARSTSGMKLAVKIVHTEFAKDPEFRGRFRQEVAAARKVSGAFTASVVDADPDAERPWMATLFIPGPTLSDEVKRNGPMAPDQLRRLMAGLAEALRDIHRVGVVHRDLKPSNVLLAEDGPKVIDFGISRPKDSELRTETGKLIGTPPFMAPEQFRRPREVGPAADIFALGSVMVHAATGRGPFDSDSPYVVAYQVVHDEPDLTGVPTNLAPIIVRCLAKEPEDRPTPDELMRELRSVAASYDTQTFIPAQRTGDVPGPEPKEQPSRPGRRPSRRTLLVAVAVVLVLAGVLASVQWLGSSEDATAKSGDKPTAAARFAGWTANPVPKATSPAQCSYGAGQLICAQSGTVFALNPADGALMWRHSVAESKPSKPPAVEGGLVQPMVEESRRLEALDPASGETRWQRTLPEHHGMQIVGGMLLLTLLDGTVTGVDAATGDTKWNLRIPGQPTPAFVSFDGDPLAYTTNLSLDGLSTRVTAVDPRTGTVRWDSRLSGNLTPVGAHGGSVFFLSTNNLYGDTDAVVRYTPATESSRRVKLPVARPDAQATVRGNMVYVLAMSGSLDAVDTAAGKRLWNLETSVSRGSVPVADDRHVYFATADGRLLAVDAGKGRLVGQTPARLGSNSGTVAGALPSPTVADGRIYATAPDGTVFAVDAREPSAW
- a CDS encoding SH3 domain-containing protein, coding for MLLGLAAAFLMVGAAHAEAAVHYYDVAPDVRLNVRRGPGSQYGIVRVLPEGAKVAIYCQTPGETVSGYYGTSNIWDNIANGEFVSDAYVHTGSDGYVASRCG